The following is a genomic window from Calditrichota bacterium.
ATCAAATCGCGATTTCACCCTCATTGTCGAGCGCGACCCCGAGAGCGGTTGGCTTGTGGGCGAGATCGTCGAATTACCTGGCTGTTTAACGGAAGCGCCCGATTTTCAAGCGCTTGATTCGGCGATTCGCGAAGCAATCGACCTTTATCTGGAAGTAGTGGCATAGTTTGGCACTGCCGATTGGTGCACCTGGATTCCCGCTTCCGCGGGAATGACGCATCAGCATCAGCATTAGCATTGGCATCATCATTAGTCATCGTTCATTAGTCATTGACCATTAACCCCTCCCATATCCGCTCTCAATTCCTTGAGTTCTTTCGCGAACGGGGGCACGAGGTCGTCCCGTCGGCTCCGGTGGTGCCGCACGGCGACCCGACATTGCTCTTCACCAACGCCGGAATGAACCAGTTCAAGGACGTCTTCCTCGGCACCGGAAGTCGCCCCTGGTCGCGCGCGGTCGATTCCCAAAAGTGCATCCGCGTCTCCGGCAAACACAACGACCTTGAGGAAGTCGGCCCTTCACCGTCGCACCACACTTTCTTCGAGATGCTCGGCAACTGGTCGTTCGGCGACTACTACAAACGCGAAGCCATCCGATGGGCATGGGATCTCCTAACCACCGTATGGGATCTGGACAAGGATCGCCTCTATGCAACAGT
Proteins encoded in this region:
- a CDS encoding type II toxin-antitoxin system HicB family antitoxin; the encoded protein is MVERDPESGWLVGEIVELPGCLTEAPDFQALDSAIREAIDLYLEVVA